The Panicum virgatum strain AP13 chromosome 6K, P.virgatum_v5, whole genome shotgun sequence nucleotide sequence TCAACCTAAAAGGTACAACTGAATTATATAGCCTGAGCTGATGAAATTTAAAGGGTAGGTCCTTTAGCACTGAGGTCTCCAAGATAGCAGCACGCACTACACAGCAACAACATCGATATACGCTGGAAATAGAGCATCAAATCAGTATGGGTGTAGGGACTCTACCCAGGCCAAGATTGGTGTATCCATAGTAGGGCCCAAGCATTCATCTCTATGGGTTTTCAGGTCATCCCCCAACCCGATCTATCCAAGAACGGAAGAACCTTTTTCCATGTTCTGGCCCACTCCTACGGTTATCCATGTGGGAGTTGTTTCCTCTATCTCCACAGGGTCACTTTCCCGTCTTGTGTATTTCTATTCACATTAATGGGCAAGCAGCCCAATCGTTAGGATAGCTACAGCTCCAAATGGCAAATAACCATCATCAAGGGCTAAACCTTTCATTGATGCAGACTCTTGGAGGAAGGGAAGATCCTGCTCTCCTCACTCTGCTGGGGCATACCTTTCTATTGGCACCGTCGACCATCAGGTCAGTAAGCCTGACTTCCATTTATGCTCGATGGGTGAGTCTTCAAGTCAAATTCACTTCTTGCCTCAACGGAATTCTAGGAAATTATGGAATAACAAAAAGATAACCGTTCATGGGTTGAGAACAGGAGTTGGACTTGTTCCCCAGTACACTGAAACAACCATTATTAGTgcatctttttttatataaattcgtAATATGTTGACTTGATCTCTGCTGATAATTTGTAATCTTATAAACCATAAGTCAATACTCAATAGTGGTAACGTACACCaattcatttctttttcttagaAGAATTTCTCCAACTACACCTGGCCTGTCAGTCTATCACCTTTGTATGGTTTATCAACCCACTATATAGCATAGTAAAGCACTTTCACTGTCAGATAATACAAAGCAGACCTCAATAGGTTTGCATGTAAAAGCTACAACTATATtttgcagagagagagagagagagagagagagagagagagagagagagagaaaagtgaGCTGCCTACTTGAGAAGTCAATGGATATTTCATATAATGTTTTCCCTAAGTCATACAAGTTGTGACTACTTGAGGGGCAGTGCTTAGGCTTCGCAGGAATCTTTTATATTCTTATCTTCTCATGACCTATCACCTTACTATGGTTTCCATCTACTCTACGGAACAGAAAGAGACGAGCTTTATTCCCCTCGCTGCCTTCATGACTACTACAGTGAAAAGGAAGGAATAATCTCTTACAATGTACTTGTTCATCATTAAAGGAAACTGAAGAACTAGCATTGACTCAACTCATCAAGAAACTCTCTGCAGTGCAGATGCAAGTTCAGTGCCATCTACTCATCCCAAtccttgccttttttttttacaacgaTAAATGAAAACGCACGAACAATCAGATCATCACCATAAGATTCACAAATCACAAGGAACGAATCCAAGCGGTTTCTGAATCAATATCTTCCGTGTTCGTGATCACAAAACAGATGGCAGTAAAAGATGCTAGCCAGGAGCCCAAAACGAGATGAGGCGGATGGAGCACACAATGGAGCAGGAGGGAAGTGGGTTGGGATCCGTACCTCGCGACGGGAGAGCTCAGCCTTCCACGCGGCCTTCCGCTCGGCGacctcgcgctcgcgctccgcGATGTAGATCTGCATCTCCCGCTCCTTCATGATGCGGTCCTGGATGTCCGCGTCCAGCGCCTCCTTGAGCTCCCTCACGAACTTGTCCACCACCGCCTTTATCCGCACCGACATCTCGCCGCGCCTCAGTAACACCGCCCCGCTCCTCCTCTGCTCTATTAATGTCGGCGCCGTGTCACCGGCCGCCTCCACGGGCCGTGGCTGGGGCTCGACGGACGGCGGCGGAAACTCCGGCGTCGTTTAGTTTTCGGGGCGCTTGCGGCGCCTGTTGCGATGCCGCGTAGATGATGAGGTGGACCAGGGAGAAGGGTGGCCCGGTGGGCCTTTCATGGGCCTTGACATGTAAcctttttaatctttttttgcCTTTGCTCTTTTTGACTAGAAAACATTCTTTTCTTACTCTTCTTTCAATAGACAGAAAATCTACATAATTCTGGGCACCAGTGAACAGAGAGGATATCCACTTTCACAAGGATCAAAGAAGCAGTACTTGTCTCCAGTGACCACTAACCTCACAAGTATAAAAAAACCCCACTAACCTCATAAAGTGAGGCCAATTAAGAACGCCGTATATACTGGCTTCTGGCTACCAGTAGTCACCACAGGAGCAAGCTCCATCCTGGAAATGATGGAACCGAACAGGGTCCCTGATGATGATCACCTTGCCTTCGCTCTTGGAGACTAGCTTCGCGAATGCATGGCAGTCACCGCAGATCCTCAAATTTTTCATGATTCTGATAGGCTTCCCTTCCATAGCATGCATAGTTCCAAATGCTATGGCCAACTTCTCGCTGTGATATTTCAGCAGATCTTCCTTCTGCTCGATTGCGAGATCCTGCAGCACAAATTCTGTCTGCGGAACATAACCAAGAGCGTTGATCCTTCCAATCAACCGGTTCAATTCCTGAACTATGAAGTCTGAGGATGGGTGTGACAAGTCACCAGCAATGAACACATGGACCTGTCTCTCCACCTCAATCCAGCTTCTTCCTGGTTCTTTCTTCATACCTCGGTCTCTCATCGCTTTCCATGACTTCTCAGCATCTGTCCACTGCCGCAGATCCGCATATGTGTTTGACAACAATACACAAGCACCTTGGTCATCAGGCTCCAGTTTAAGTATTTCTCTGGTTGCGTAGGCTGCAAGATTGGCATTTTTATGCATCCTGCAAGCGCCTAGGAGAGTCCTCCAAATAACTGAGTCTGGATCAAGGCTCATCTTTTGGATGAATTCCACAGCCTCATCGAGCTTCCCTGCTCGGCCAAGGAGATCGACCATGCAGTTGTGGTGTTCTCTCTCAGGTCGAATGCCAAAGAGCTTCTCCATTGACTTGAAGTAGTACCATCCATCTTCCACTAGACCAGCATGACTGCAGGCAAAGAGAACTCCAACCAATGTTATGCGGTTCGGTGCGACTCCTTCAGATTTCATCAAGTCGAAAACCCTCAATGCCTCGGTGCTTCTCCCATTCTGTGCCAAACCGGAGATCATAGTGCTCCATGAGATTACATCCCTCTCCGGCATCCTGCGGAACAAGGCATCCGCATCCTGCAGAGTTCCGCACTTGCAGTACATGTCAAGAAGCGCATTGTGCAGAATCAAGTCCTTCTCATACTTGAGCACATGAGCATGCACCTGCCTCCCGACTTCAAGCATGACCATCCCCGTGCACGCCCTTAGGACACTTGTCAAGGTGCCCTGGTTAGCCAAGAATCCAGCATCCTTCATCCTCACAAACAGCTCTATCGCCCCAGCACCATCTCCACTCTGTGCGAACCCTGCAATGATTGAATTCCACACAACTAAATCCCCCGTCACCATCTCGTCAAAGACACCACGCCCGCCATCCAAATCCCTAAGCTTCATGTACGCGTCGATCAATGAGCTCCGCACGAACACGTCCGAATCCAGCCCAACTTTGACAGTGCTGGCGTGCATGGCCGCGAGCACCCCGGGCGtgccacacgcgccgaggacACTTGAGAACGTGTAGGCGTTGGGAGCCACCCCGTCCCTCCGCATGGCCACCAGGAACTTCAGCGCCTCGTCCTTCCTCCCTTCGGCGTTGGCCAGCGCCGCGACGACGGTCGTCCAGGTGACGACGTTCCTCTCCGGCATTCCGTCGAACAGCCTGAGCGCGTCGTCGAGCAGGCCGAACTTGACGTACATCGACACGAGCGAGTTCGAGACGAAGAggccgccagcgccggcgccggcgccgtgcgaCAGGGCTCCATGGTCCGCGACGTGGCGGTGGATGAGCCGGCCGTCGCTTGCCGTGCCGTGGCGCACGCAGAGCTTGACGAGGCGGGTGAGGGAGACGGGGTCCGCGCGGAGCCCCGCCGAGGCGAGGTCAGGGAGCagggcgagcgcggcgcggaAGGGCCCCTCGACGCAGAGGCGAGAGAATGTGGCGAggagagggtgcgggtgggtttGTGTGTGGTAGAGGCGGCGGCTGCTCCGGCGAGTGGCGGCAAGGCGGCTGCGAGGAAGACGTTTCAACAGGGAGTTCATTAGATGCCGGCAGAAGTAGAACGCAGGTGAATCGAGGTGGCTTAAAGCCCACCTGTTGACCTGGAGGGCTGACCCGTAGGAATTCTGTACATACTAAGTCGTGTTTAGTTCgcaaaaaagtttgagttttggtacacacatttcgttgttatttgaaattaatatctaattatggactaattaggcttaaaagatttatctcctATGAAACAGTTGTACTgcgtaattaattatttttttaactgtaCTTAATGCtttatgcatgtgttcgaagattcgatgcGAAGGGTATTGAacgattttttttggaaattaaCCATGACCTAACTGTTGGAGAAAAAAATCTTGTTTAAGCCACGCGGCCACGCCCAAGTAAACGAATTTCTACAAAATTTTTGTTCGCTTGCTCCAATAGTCCAATAGCCTGTGAATTATCAATCGCTCAACCTCAAGTGAGTCTATGAATTCTTGCGGAATTTATGTTCCATACATGTCAGCCGTGGGCTTGCACATCAGCTACAGACTTTTGGAAGATTTGTGTATTAGAACGTTATCCAACGAAAGGCAACAAAGGAACAGGATAGTGAAGAACGTAGCAATATGCAGGTAGGAACAGCCGAACAGGATACTGATACAACCAATGTAGGTTTGATACAACAGTCACAAGTCACAACTGATGCATCAAGTTGCAATAGGCTGAACCATGAATTGCATAGAGGGAATCACGCCAATTGTTCAGCGCATAAGCACGCTTATTGAATGTACAGGGATGGTGTTTGCAGTTCTATCATTTCGCCGCAGGAGCAGAAATGTAAGCAGCTGCTTTGCCTACACATGATTTCTGTGCTCCAGTTGGGCGGCAAGAATGGCAACATGGCTAGGTAAGATCGAGGCCCTCATAGTTCTGCCCTGGATTCATCGTCTTTAACGCTATCTTTGTGGGTGGCCAGTGCCTTGATGATGTACTCGTATATCCCGATTCCTTTGAGGTACTCGTCTTTGTGCAGAAACTACATGATACAAAAACGCTGAATTAAAATTTACAAAGAATATACCGTAAATGGGATTAGTTTATTGAATTAACACAAACCTCATTATGGTCATGAAGCAATATCGGTGTGTTCGCCATAGGTGAAAAGCCAAATGCTGGCAACCCAATCTGCCGGAAATAACGGGCATCAGTAGAGGCTGGGAATATCTCCGGCTTACCAAGTTTGCCACCAGCACTCTTCACAGCTTCTTCAAGCAACAGCCACCATGGGTTTGTGCTGTCAGCAGGTGTCATGGCTGGCTTCCCAAAGTTGTCCAGGACAGACATCTTCTGTTTAAACTGCAGAACAGATACCCAGAAGATATATGATTGGAAACTTTCTGAATTTCACATAACCAGGCATATGGAACATACAGATTATAGTAGCATACAGAACAGAGAACTGCAGTCCTGAACGTTTGTGttggacatcacaatgcaacCTGTTATTACCTTTGTCAACATTTGACAGGAATAGAACAGGTATTCTTTTAAACCATGTAAAACTCAAACATTTGATATTACCTTGGCCCGTTAACAAAATAAAGAGAAAACTTAGCCCCGTTGATAAAtacaaatccattagagtggcaaAAGAGCGTGCATAGATTGAAAAATAGAAGTGTATTATCTAGATGAACTAAATTTATCAGCAAAAATACCAAAGAAATATTGAAAGCTAATACATAGAGGCCTGATGGACTTTGATACAGAAAATTGAACTGCAAGGAAATTTTCAACTATTCTTCAATTAATCTAAATAACTTATTAACTAAATTCTGTGCTTATGTTGTCCACAAATTCAACAAAAATACAACTCAAGGTCAGAAGTGCCCAAAAAGGATGTTAAAGTAAATATAATTTCTTTTGGTCCAGAGCTGTCCCTCCATGTTAAGGAGCTAATTTAAGTAACATGTTTATATCATATATATGCCATCAGTTCAACCATCATGAAAGTCATACCTCAAAGGTCAAGTTGCGTGAAGATGGCGCCCATTCTTCAACAAGGCGCCTCTCCAGTGCTTCCACATGAGCACTAGGAGGGATCCGGATGTCAAGACCTACCTCTGCTTCAGATGGTTGGAGATTCATGACAAAACCCTGAAAGAAGGGCAAACGATAAACTGATTTTGGAAACTTGCAGCTCAGAACATGAGTTGCCCTGGTTTAATTGAATGATGAACTACTCCCAATTTATGCAAGGTATATGAGTTAGACGGGTAAGAATTCAGTGGATCAAAAAGAATGGAAAGTATATAAAAACACCAGTTCTAGAAAAGCATTATTGTCAATTCAAGAATATATTTCTGAACGAGATCAACTTTGAGAACTGGATGATCATTTATTGCTCCAACAAAGGACAGACGGTACCAAAAAAAATTCATCAGATGTTGGGAAGTACAAAAGGCAATATAAGAATAAGAACAGTGCTGATTAAACTCAAATGTGTTTGTGTTTctgtaaatataaaagaaaaagctCAGAGAGCCATCTCACTAATGAAAACAAGCCAAAGTACTTGAAGTACATCACTCGTGCAATGATAAAATGAACGGATACCCCAAACATAAGGTAGTATTTTTTGAGCAGATGTAATATTCATTTGTTGGTCATCAGCCTATAGGTTCATGTTGAGCTCACAGTACACCAAAAGCTTCTTAGAAATCAAAAGCTAAACAAACCAATGCAAAGAACAGATATGAAGTAGTGAATAAGAATCCCTAATCAAAGATATTAATTGGCCGATTCTAGTAAATACAAATAATATCATAGGCTATTAACTGGCTTACTACAAATGTTTCCTCTCATAATCAATAATATCGTAGGATAATAAGGAACAAGACCATCACATTAGCAACCCGTGAGAGATCAGGTGACCAAGTTACCCATATAATTTAATTGGATCTAGTAAAGATCAGCAATAATTcttaaaaaattaaaactgCAACTTAGAACGAAAATAGATCAACCAACCGTCGGTGTAGGTGTGCCAGCCTTCAGGTATGCGAAATTCACCGACACAACATCTCCTTCAGCCTTCTCTCCGGACTTCACTAAATCAAACTGTGATGTCCTGAATCTCCTAATAGCTTCCACGCTCTTCATCAGATTCTCCATTGCACTACCGTCATACAACTTTGCACCATGCCCTGGTGCACCCTTTGCTTTTATAGTAAGCCACCAAGGGCTACGCTCTGCATAGAACACACGATACTCGTCCCCAGGAGATGCAAGCCCCTCATCAAGGACCAAACCCACGTTCATttctttgaattcctttgaTGAAACAAACAGCTCAACACCCCCATGCCCACCAATCTCCTCATCAGGAACAAATGTTATATAGATGTTTCGATCTGGAACAAATCCTGCAGAACGGAGACGGCGGATGGCTTCAAGGTATTGCATCCCCACACACTTCATGTCCTGCATGAAACACGGGGAAGTCCAAGAATATATTGGATGCAATAAACACGTAAACTAGAGGATTCTATTTTTTTGAGCTTTGAAGCTTTCAACCATTTCATGAACAACATGATGTGAAAACTTATCCTACAGGAGCATGAACATAGACAAAAAGAATCAAATGATTTAGCAAACAGTCTAAGATAATAAATTAGCATTTAGCAAGGGGAAGATGGACATTTCAGGTAGAGATGTATGAGGAACATGAATATACAGCATAAGAGTAGCTTTAGCAGGCAAAAAAAGGTAAATGTAGTGAATGCAGTGTAAAATTCTGTGCGAGTTCACACTTTAATTGACATTGAGTCTGCAGATTAATATACACTTTGTACTTAGCATCATTGACACAACTACAATAAAATCATCTGTAAGCAATCCCGGCCGTACAATAAAGCATAGTTTGCAAATCCAAATAGAAAGATGAACTTCCTGTTCGAGGTAGATTACTCTCTCCCAATTGAATAACAAAATCCCAGGCCTAACTAACAATGAAGGAATCAAACTAATTCGTAGACCAGTAACTAAAATTGGACTTCCGAAAACAAGTCTATCGGCACCAATAACTCCCAACAATTGTAAATGATTCATATTCCTGATGATTGTTGCATGCCACATATATACAAGCAAAAAATAGCAGCTTTAAGCAACTTTCTCAGTAAGGAAGTACAACTGTAACACTCAGATGTTAATCCACTAGTTAATTAAGTTAATCACGGTCATTAGTTTCAAACCACGCGACAAATCACCAAACCAAAGATTTTTCCTGTCAGCctgggccagaccggtctgaccggtcgaacctGAGCCAACCGTTTTTAAGGGCCCCACTTCATTTaaaccactctctctctctccctcaccgacTCCTTTCCTCCCCACCGTGTTGAGCCCGAGCTggagctctctccctctcctttcctcacccaaaccctagaatccCCAAACTCTCCCTTTCCATTTAATTC carries:
- the LOC120712824 gene encoding aminoacylase-1-like, whose translation is MATASATLLLSLALLASAAAASPSSGAGAISRFQEYLRIDTAQPAPDYAAAVAFLRGQASEAGLEARTLELAAGKPLLLLRWPGRRPSLPSILLNSHTDVVPSERQKWDHPPFSAALDEASGRIYARGSQDMKCVGMQYLEAIRRLRSAGFVPDRNIYITFVPDEEIGGHGGVELFVSSKEFKEMNVGLVLDEGLASPGDEYRVFYAERSPWWLTIKAKGAPGHGAKLYDGSAMENLMKSVEAIRRFRTSQFDLVKSGEKAEGDVVSVNFAYLKAGTPTPTGFVMNLQPSEAEVGLDIRIPPSAHVEALERRLVEEWAPSSRNLTFEFKQKMSVLDNFGKPAMTPADSTNPWWLLLEEAVKSAGGKLGKPEIFPASTDARYFRQIGLPAFGFSPMANTPILLHDHNEFLHKDEYLKGIGIYEYIIKALATHKDSVKDDESRAEL
- the LOC120712823 gene encoding pentatricopeptide repeat-containing protein At2g03880, mitochondrial-like, which translates into the protein MNSLLKRLPRSRLAATRRSSRRLYHTQTHPHPLLATFSRLCVEGPFRAALALLPDLASAGLRADPVSLTRLVKLCVRHGTASDGRLIHRHVADHGALSHGAGAGAGGLFVSNSLVSMYVKFGLLDDALRLFDGMPERNVVTWTTVVAALANAEGRKDEALKFLVAMRRDGVAPNAYTFSSVLGACGTPGVLAAMHASTVKVGLDSDVFVRSSLIDAYMKLRDLDGGRGVFDEMVTGDLVVWNSIIAGFAQSGDGAGAIELFVRMKDAGFLANQGTLTSVLRACTGMVMLEVGRQVHAHVLKYEKDLILHNALLDMYCKCGTLQDADALFRRMPERDVISWSTMISGLAQNGRSTEALRVFDLMKSEGVAPNRITLVGVLFACSHAGLVEDGWYYFKSMEKLFGIRPEREHHNCMVDLLGRAGKLDEAVEFIQKMSLDPDSVIWRTLLGACRMHKNANLAAYATREILKLEPDDQGACVLLSNTYADLRQWTDAEKSWKAMRDRGMKKEPGRSWIEVERQVHVFIAGDLSHPSSDFIVQELNRLIGRINALGYVPQTEFVLQDLAIEQKEDLLKYHSEKLAIAFGTMHAMEGKPIRIMKNLRICGDCHAFAKLVSKSEGKVIIIRDPVRFHHFQDGACSCGDYW